A genome region from Flavobacterium sp. includes the following:
- the metG gene encoding methionine--tRNA ligase — protein sequence MIQNPKRYTITAALPYTNGPIHIGHLAGVYVPADIYSRYLRLQNKDVAFICGSDEHGVAISMKAKKEGITPQEVIDKYDGIIRKSFSDFGISFDNYSRTSAKIHHDTASEFFRTLYDKGDFIEEVTEQLYDAKANQFLADRFVVGTCPRCGNDGAYGDQCENCGSTLNATDLINPKSTITGETPILKSTKHWFLPLDRYDAFLREWILEGHKNDWKTNVYGQVKSWIDAGLEPRAVTRDLDWGIDVPVEGAEGKKLYVWFDAPIGYISSTKEWAAREGKDWEPYWKDEETKLVHFIGKDNIVFHCIIFPAMLKAEGSYILPDNVPANEFLNLEGNKLSTSKNWAVWLHEYLEEFPDKQDVLRYALTSNAPETKDNDFTWKDFQARNNNELVAIFGNFVNRVVVLTNKYYDGIIPTPNEFTEVDEQTLAELKAYPAVISSSVERYRFREALGELMNVARLGNKYLADEEPWKVMKDNPERVKTQMYVALQIVAALSVLAEPFLPFTAAKLSKILKNEGNLKWSDVAENDELIAAGHKIGEAELLFAKIEDEEIQKQIDKLEATKTANLAENKQAEPQKDLIQFDDFAKMDIRIGTILEAEKMPKANKLLVLKVDTGIDVRTIVSGIAESFSPEEIIGKRVSVLANLAPRALRGVESQGMILMTTNAEGKLVFVNPDADAPNGATVN from the coding sequence ATGATACAAAATCCAAAGAGATATACTATTACAGCAGCATTACCTTATACAAACGGACCAATCCACATTGGACATTTGGCGGGGGTTTACGTGCCTGCAGATATATATTCGAGATATTTAAGATTGCAAAATAAAGACGTTGCATTTATCTGCGGAAGCGATGAACACGGTGTTGCAATTTCGATGAAAGCCAAAAAAGAAGGAATTACACCACAAGAAGTTATTGATAAATACGACGGAATTATCAGAAAATCATTTTCTGATTTCGGAATTTCATTTGACAATTATTCAAGAACATCTGCAAAAATTCATCACGATACAGCTTCAGAATTCTTTAGAACTTTGTATGATAAAGGCGATTTTATTGAAGAAGTTACAGAGCAATTGTATGATGCAAAAGCAAATCAGTTTCTTGCAGATCGTTTTGTGGTTGGAACTTGCCCTAGATGTGGTAATGACGGAGCTTACGGAGATCAATGTGAAAATTGCGGATCGACTTTGAATGCGACAGATTTAATAAATCCGAAATCGACAATTACAGGCGAAACTCCAATTTTAAAATCAACTAAACACTGGTTTTTACCTCTTGATCGTTACGATGCTTTTTTACGCGAATGGATTTTAGAAGGTCACAAAAATGACTGGAAAACCAACGTTTACGGACAAGTAAAATCTTGGATCGATGCCGGATTAGAACCTCGTGCCGTAACGCGTGACCTTGACTGGGGAATTGATGTTCCGGTTGAAGGTGCCGAAGGGAAAAAACTATACGTTTGGTTTGATGCACCTATCGGATATATTTCATCTACAAAAGAATGGGCAGCACGCGAAGGAAAAGACTGGGAACCATATTGGAAAGATGAAGAAACAAAATTGGTTCACTTTATCGGAAAAGATAATATTGTTTTTCACTGTATCATTTTCCCGGCGATGTTAAAAGCCGAAGGAAGTTATATTTTACCTGACAACGTTCCTGCAAATGAATTCCTGAATTTAGAAGGAAACAAACTTTCGACTTCTAAAAACTGGGCAGTTTGGTTACATGAATATTTAGAAGAATTTCCAGACAAACAGGATGTTTTGCGTTACGCTTTAACATCAAATGCTCCGGAAACAAAAGATAATGATTTTACCTGGAAAGATTTTCAGGCTAGAAATAACAATGAATTAGTTGCTATTTTCGGAAACTTCGTAAACCGTGTTGTAGTTTTAACCAACAAATATTACGACGGAATTATTCCGACACCAAATGAATTTACAGAAGTTGACGAACAAACTTTAGCAGAATTAAAAGCTTATCCGGCAGTTATTTCGAGTTCAGTTGAGCGTTACAGATTCCGTGAAGCTTTAGGCGAATTAATGAATGTTGCCCGTTTAGGAAATAAATATCTGGCAGACGAAGAGCCTTGGAAAGTAATGAAAGACAATCCTGAACGTGTAAAAACTCAAATGTATGTAGCATTGCAAATTGTTGCTGCGTTGAGCGTTTTGGCTGAACCGTTTTTACCTTTCACAGCTGCTAAATTGTCCAAAATCCTGAAAAATGAAGGGAATCTAAAATGGTCTGATGTAGCTGAAAATGACGAATTAATTGCTGCCGGACATAAAATAGGAGAAGCAGAATTGCTTTTCGCTAAAATTGAAGACGAAGAAATACAAAAACAAATAGATAAATTGGAAGCTACAAAAACCGCTAACCTTGCCGAAAATAAACAAGCTGAACCACAAAAAGATTTAATTCAGTTTGATGATTTTGCTAAAATGGATATCCGTATCGGAACTATTCTTGAGGCTGAAAAAATGCCAAAAGCAAACAAACTTTTAGTTCTTAAAGTTGATACAGGAATTGACGTTCGTACAATCGTTTCGGGAATTGCTGAGAGTTTTTCTCCTGAAGAAATCATCGGGAAACGTGTTTCTGTTTTAGCTAATTTAGCTCCAAGAGCTTTACGCGGAGTTGAAAGTCAGGGAATGATCTTAATGACAACAAATGCCGAAGGAAAACTGGTATTTGTAAATCCTGATGCTGATGCGCCTAATGGTGCGACTGTAAATTAA
- a CDS encoding DMT family transporter — protein sequence MKLTKPRLALICGILCISIFPILVKLRLTPGLISAFYRMFFAVILLLPYVLLSGNFKTPSLKFALLAMLCGVLFSSDVAVWNIAIQDSSATQASLLTNLSPVWVGIGSFLFLKSKPATNFWIGTIVSLFGMVTLVGFEFFIDLNFDQAFLFAVLSGILYSIYLLVSKNVLSEVDVLSFMTISLTASSIYLGILCYSLNEPFTGFSNAGWFVLILQALICQLCAWLSISYATQHMRATRVSLSLLSQAVITSILAWLFLEEKITLQMVFGGIILLFGIRITFYDKTISLKRLFSKD from the coding sequence ATGAAACTCACCAAACCAAGATTAGCTTTAATCTGCGGAATACTCTGCATTTCGATTTTTCCGATATTGGTTAAATTACGTTTAACACCAGGATTAATTTCGGCTTTTTACCGAATGTTTTTCGCCGTAATTCTGTTATTGCCTTATGTACTTTTAAGCGGAAATTTTAAAACTCCGAGTCTTAAATTTGCACTTTTGGCGATGCTTTGCGGTGTTTTATTTTCTTCGGATGTTGCGGTTTGGAATATTGCTATTCAGGATTCGAGTGCAACTCAGGCTTCTTTATTGACGAATTTGTCTCCGGTTTGGGTAGGAATTGGTTCTTTTTTGTTTCTAAAATCAAAACCAGCGACAAATTTCTGGATCGGTACAATCGTTTCTTTATTCGGAATGGTAACTTTAGTTGGCTTTGAATTTTTTATCGATTTAAACTTCGATCAGGCTTTTCTTTTTGCCGTTTTATCCGGAATTTTATATTCAATTTATCTTTTGGTGAGTAAAAATGTGCTTTCAGAAGTAGATGTTCTTTCGTTTATGACGATTAGTTTAACGGCTTCGAGTATTTATTTGGGAATTTTGTGTTATTCTTTGAACGAACCTTTTACAGGATTTTCAAATGCGGGTTGGTTTGTATTGATTCTTCAGGCGTTAATCTGCCAATTGTGTGCATGGCTTTCGATTAGTTACGCAACGCAGCACATGCGCGCGACCAGAGTTTCATTAAGTTTATTGAGTCAGGCCGTAATTACCTCAATTTTAGCTTGGTTGTTTTTAGAAGAAAAAATAACTTTACAGATGGTTTTCGGCGGAATCATTTTACTTTTCGGAATCCGAATTACTTTTTATGATAAAACAATTTCCTTGAAAAGATTGTTTTCTAAAGATTGA
- a CDS encoding HAD family hydrolase, whose product MLHKSKIPNLKVIAFDADDTLFVNEPYFQETEHKFCALMEDYLSHQGISQELFKIEIANLPLYGYGIKGYILSMIEAAMNISNNTIPVEVIEKIIQYGKELLEKPIELLDGIEETLQALHGKYKLVVATKGDLKDQHSKLHRSGLGHYFHHIEVMSDKQEIDYQKLLGRLDIQAHEFLMIGNSLKSDVLPVLGIGGYAVHIPFHTTWEHEKINHTIEHEHFSSFETIAEVVPNLL is encoded by the coding sequence ATGTTACATAAAAGCAAAATTCCAAACCTTAAAGTAATCGCATTTGATGCCGATGATACTTTATTTGTAAACGAACCTTATTTTCAGGAAACCGAACATAAATTTTGTGCTTTGATGGAAGATTATCTTTCGCATCAGGGTATTTCGCAGGAATTATTTAAGATTGAAATTGCGAACCTTCCGCTTTATGGTTACGGAATCAAAGGCTACATACTTTCGATGATCGAGGCGGCGATGAATATTTCGAATAATACCATTCCGGTTGAAGTAATCGAAAAGATTATACAGTACGGAAAAGAACTGCTCGAAAAACCAATCGAATTGCTGGACGGAATTGAAGAAACACTGCAGGCTTTACACGGAAAATACAAATTGGTCGTGGCTACAAAAGGTGATTTAAAAGATCAGCACAGCAAATTACATCGTTCTGGATTAGGACATTATTTTCATCATATCGAAGTAATGTCAGACAAACAGGAAATTGATTATCAAAAATTATTGGGTCGTTTAGATATTCAGGCGCACGAATTTTTAATGATCGGGAATTCATTAAAATCAGATGTTCTTCCAGTTTTGGGAATCGGCGGATATGCAGTTCATATTCCTTTCCATACCACTTGGGAACACGAAAAAATTAATCATACTATAGAACACGAGCATTTTAGTTCTTTTGAAACTATTGCAGAAGTGGTTCCGAATTTATTATAA
- a CDS encoding chloramphenicol acetyltransferase, with protein MKTLLDLENWNRKEHFAHFSRMEEPFFGATVEIDCTKAYQTAKELGTSFFIFYLHKTLTAVNAVENFKYRIDQGKIYINDRIDASATIGREDGTFGFSLIQYNPDFKIFEQNALAEIKRIQNTTGLFTRSFDDDNVIHFSAIPWLNFTSLSHARSFTFPDSCPKISFGKMITSDTGKRTIAMSVHVHLGLMDGLHLGQFVDIFQEEMNNYKL; from the coding sequence ATGAAAACACTTTTAGACTTAGAAAACTGGAACAGAAAAGAGCATTTTGCTCATTTTAGCCGAATGGAAGAACCTTTCTTTGGTGCAACCGTCGAGATTGACTGTACAAAAGCCTATCAGACAGCCAAAGAACTGGGTACCTCTTTTTTCATTTTCTATTTACACAAAACATTAACAGCAGTAAATGCTGTTGAAAATTTTAAATACAGAATTGACCAGGGTAAAATATACATCAACGACCGTATTGATGCATCGGCTACAATTGGTCGTGAAGATGGGACTTTCGGATTTTCTTTAATTCAATATAATCCGGATTTTAAAATCTTTGAACAAAATGCACTGGCAGAAATTAAACGTATTCAAAATACGACAGGACTTTTTACAAGATCTTTTGATGATGACAATGTAATTCATTTCTCGGCAATTCCGTGGTTGAATTTCACCTCGCTTTCGCATGCCAGAAGTTTTACCTTTCCAGACAGCTGTCCTAAAATTTCTTTCGGAAAAATGATTACTTCTGACACCGGAAAACGGACCATTGCCATGTCTGTACATGTACATCTCGGATTAATGGATGGTTTACATCTAGGACAATTCGTAGATATCTTTCAGGAAGAGATGAATAACTATAAACTTTAA